The Nocardioides houyundeii genome includes the window CTCGCGCTGCGGACCGAGGCGGTCTCAGCCGTCGCGGCCGCAGCCCACGCCCGCGGCTGGGGCGCCGTCGCCGTCGTCACCAGCCCGCTGCCCGGCCCCTCGGGGAACGTGGAGTTCTTCCTCCTGCTCCGAGCGGGGAGCCGGTGATCGGCGAGGACAGCATCCGCGCCGAAGTCGAACGCAGCGCAGGACTGGGGGTGGCGGGTGAGAGGCTTGCGCCGTGACTGAAGCCCCCGCCGCCGTGCGTCGCGTGCTCCTGCTGGCCCACACCGGGCGGCAGGAGGCGCGAGACGTCGCCCTGTCGTTCGTCAAGGCGCTCACCGAGCACGGTCTGGTCGTCCGCCTGCTGGCGGACGAGGCGGCCGACCTCGGCCTGGAGCCCCACCTCTTCGAGCCCGCCATCGAGGTCCTCGCCGACGCCCGCGGCGCGGGCGAGGGCTGTGAGGTCGCGGTGGTCCTCGGTGGGGACGGCACCATCCTGCGGGCCGCCGAGATCACCCACGGCAGCGGCACCCCGCTCCTCGGGGTCAACCTGGGGCATGTCGGCTTCCTCGCCGAGGCCGAGGTGGACGACGTCGACTCGACCATCGACGCGGTGGTGCAGCGGCGCTACACCCTGGAGGACCGGCTCACCATCGACGTACGGGTCTACCAGGACAAGGAGCTGGTGGCCAGCACCTTCGCCCTCAACGAGGCGAGCGTGGAGAAGGCCGCCCGCAAGCGCATGCTCGAGGTGGTGATCGAGGTCGACGGGCGTCCGCTGTCCCGCTGGGGCTGCGACGGCGTGGTCTGCTCCACCCCCACCGGATCGACCGCCTACAACTTCAGCGCCGGAGGCCCCGTCGTGTGGCCGGGCGTCGAGGCGTTGCTGATGGTCCCGATCAGCGCCCACGCGCTCTTCGCGCGGCCCATGGTGGTGGCGCCCACCTCGGTGCTGGCGGTCGAGGTGCTGGCCGGGACCGAGGGAGCCGGGGTGCTCTGGTGCGACGGGCGCAGGACCGTCGACCTCGCACCGGGAGCCCGCATCGAGGTGCGTCGTGGCGCCCACCCGGTCCGCCTCGTGCGACTCCACCAGGCCCCCTTCACCGACCGACTCGTGGCCAAGTTCGACCTGCCCGTCGAAGGCTGGCGCGGGGCGGCGGAGCGGCGGCGCCGGGAGAACGGCGACGCCTCGATCGAGAACGGGTCGAGCTCCGCGGCGCAGGGCCAGGCCGATGTTTGAGGAGATCAGGATCAGCTCGCTGGGGGTCATCGAGGACTCCACCCTGGAGCTCGGGCCCGGCTTCACCGTGATCACCGGCGAGACCGGCGCCGGCAAGACCATGGTCGTGACCGCACTGGGGCTGCTGCTGGGCGGGCGATCCGACAGCGGGGCCGTGCGGCGGGGCGCCAACGCGGCACGCGTCGAGGGGGTGGTGGCGACCTCGGACCTGCCCGACTTCGCCGACCTGGTGATCGAGGCCGGTGGCGAGGTCGAGGACGGGCGGGTGGTGCTGGCCCGCAACATCTCCGCGGAGGGGCGCTCTCGCGCCTGGGTGGGCGGTGCCGGCGTGCCGGCGGCCCGGCTGGCGTCCCTGACCGAGCCGCTGGTCGCGGTGCACGGACAGTCGGACCAGCATCGGCTGCTTCGGCCCTCGGCGCAGAGGGAGGCCCTGGACCGTTTCGGCGGTCCCGTCCTCGCCGAGCTGCTGGAGGCCTACACGGCGCGGTACGCCGCCCTGACCGCGGTGGAGCGCGAGCTCGACGAGGTGGTCAACTCCGCTCGTGAGCGGGCACGAGAGGCCGACCAGCTGCGCTTCGCCCTGGCGGAGATCGAGGCGGCCGACCCCTACCCCGGCGAGGACGTCGAGCTGGCCGCCGAGGAGTCTCGGCTCGGGTACGCCGACACCCTGCGGACCGCCGCCGAACGGGCCCGTGAGGCGCTGTCGAGTGACCAGGACGCTCCCGACGCCCTGGGCGCGGCATCACTGGCACGTGCCTCCCTGGACGCCGTGCGCGAGCACGACCCGGAGGCGGGCGGGCTCGCCGACAGGCTGGGTGAGCTCAGCTACCTGCTCTCCGACCTTGCTGCGGACGTGGCGTCGTACGCCTCGAAGCTGGACATCGACCCCCTGAGGCTGGCCGCGGTCAGCGAGCGGAGGGCAGCCCTGACGGGGCTGACCCGCAAGTACGGCGAGACCATCGAGCAGGTGCTGGCCTGGTCGGGGGAGTCGGCCCGGCGGCTGCTGGAGCTGGAGGACACCGACGATCGCGTGGTGGAGCTGCGCGAGCAGCGGGCGACGCTGCGGGCCGAGCTCGCCAGCACCGGCTCGGCGCTCTCCGCGGCTCGAGCCGAAGCCGCGGACCGCCTGGCGGAGGAGGTGACCGCAGAGCTCACCCTGCTGGCGATGCCGCACGCGACGCTGGACGTCGTGGTGACCCAGCACGAGGCCGCCCCGACGGGGGAGGACAGCGGCCCCTTGCCGGTCGACGGACGCTGGCTGCGCTACTCCGCCACCGGACTGGACGAGGTGGAGCTGCTGCTGGCGGCCAACGCGGGGATGAGCCCCCGCCCGCTCGACAAGGGCGCCTCTGGAGGTGAGCTCTCCCGTGTGATGCTGGCCGTGGAGGTCGCCCTGGCGGGCACCAACTCGGTGCCGACGTTCGTCTTCGACGAGGTCGACTCCGGGGTGGGCGGCAAGGCGGCCATCGAGATCGGTCGGCGGCTGGCCGAGCTGGCGCGCTCGGCCCAGGTGCTGGTGGTCACCCACCTGCCACAGGTGGCGGCCTTCGCGGACCGACACATCGTCGTGGCCAAGGCCAGCGACGGGTCGGTCACCACCTCCGGTCTCACCACGCTGAGCGAGGACGAGCGGGAGCGCGAGCTGTCCCGGATGCTCGCCGGTCTCGACGACTCCGACACGGCGCTCGCGCACGCCCGTGAGCTCATGGAGAACGCCCGCCAGGCGACTCGCTGAAGGCGGGCATGTCCCGAAATTGGCCGGTCCCGGCTGACACCATGGACGAGCCATGAAGTTCGCCACGAAGTCACGTCCAGCCCCCGTTCTGCCCGGCGTCATCGGGACCGTCAGGGTGGATCGCCGTACCCGGGCGCTGCTGTCCCGGCTCCGCGAAGGCGACCTGGCGCTCATCGACCACGTCGACCTCGACCGGGGGACCGCCCAGACCCTGGTGGACTCCGGGGTGACAGCGGTGCTCAACGCCACCGCGATGATCTCCGGGCGCTATCCGAACCTCGGCCCGCAGGTGCTGGCCGACGCCGGAGTGCAGATGATCGACCAGCTCGGGTCCGAGGCGTTCTCGCTGATCCGGGACGGAGCCGCGGTCCGGGTCCTCGACGGACAGGTCCACCTGGCCGACGACGTCGTGGTCAGCGGCCGAGAGCTCGGCGCGGAGCAGATCGCGGAGCAGCTCGAGGACGCCCGCGCCGGGCTGGGACACCAGCTGGCCAGCTTCACGCACAACAGCAGCGAGTTCCTCCGGCGCGAGCAGGACCTGCTGCTGCACGGTGAGGGGGTGCCTCGGCCCGCCACGGTGCTGGCGGACCGGCCCGTCGTCGTGGTGGTGCCCGGGCACGAGCACGCCGCGGAGCTCAAGAGCGTCCGCGCCTTCATCGCCGAGCAGCGTCCCGTGCTGATCGGTGTCGACCGCGGCGCCGACGCGCTCGCGGAAGCCGGGTTCACCGCCGACGTCGTGGTGCTCTCCGCCTCCTCCAGCGAGGACGAGATCCCCTCCCCGGCGGTCCTGCGGGCGGCCAAGGACGTGATCGTGCGGGTAGACCGCGGCGCCCCGCGCGTGGTCACCGAGCGGTTCGAGCGGCTCGGCATCCAGCCGCTGCGCCTGGAGACGTCCGCGACCACGGAGGACGCGGCCCTCATCGTGGCCGACGCCGGCCATGCGTCGGTGATCATCGGGGTGGGGATGCACGCCACCCTCGCCGAGTTCCTGGACCGTCAGCGCGCCGGCCTGGCCAGCACCTACCTGACCAGGCTCAAGGTGGGACCTCGGCTGGTGGACGCCACCGCGGTGCCCACGCTCTACTCGGGCCGGGTGCGACCGCGCCACCTGGCCGTCGTGCTCGTGGCAGGGCTGCTGGCCCTGGTCGCGGCGATCGGCACCACACCGGTGGGCCAGGAGTGGAGCGACAGCCTCCTCCACGGCTCCGGTGACCTCATCGACTACCTGCAGGGGAAGCTCTCGTGATCTCGTTCCGGACCCATGTCGTGACCCTCGTGTCGGTCTTCCTCGCCCTCGCCGTCGGCGTGGTGCTCGGTGGGGGACCGCTCGGCGAGGTGGGCCGCGACGGTGACACCGACGCGGAGGTGACGCAGCTGCGAGCCGCCGCCCAGCGCAGCGAGCAGCAGTCCGACT containing:
- the steA gene encoding putative cytokinetic ring protein SteA, with translation MKFATKSRPAPVLPGVIGTVRVDRRTRALLSRLREGDLALIDHVDLDRGTAQTLVDSGVTAVLNATAMISGRYPNLGPQVLADAGVQMIDQLGSEAFSLIRDGAAVRVLDGQVHLADDVVVSGRELGAEQIAEQLEDARAGLGHQLASFTHNSSEFLRREQDLLLHGEGVPRPATVLADRPVVVVVPGHEHAAELKSVRAFIAEQRPVLIGVDRGADALAEAGFTADVVVLSASSSEDEIPSPAVLRAAKDVIVRVDRGAPRVVTERFERLGIQPLRLETSATTEDAALIVADAGHASVIIGVGMHATLAEFLDRQRAGLASTYLTRLKVGPRLVDATAVPTLYSGRVRPRHLAVVLVAGLLALVAAIGTTPVGQEWSDSLLHGSGDLIDYLQGKLS
- the recN gene encoding DNA repair protein RecN: MFEEIRISSLGVIEDSTLELGPGFTVITGETGAGKTMVVTALGLLLGGRSDSGAVRRGANAARVEGVVATSDLPDFADLVIEAGGEVEDGRVVLARNISAEGRSRAWVGGAGVPAARLASLTEPLVAVHGQSDQHRLLRPSAQREALDRFGGPVLAELLEAYTARYAALTAVERELDEVVNSARERAREADQLRFALAEIEAADPYPGEDVELAAEESRLGYADTLRTAAERAREALSSDQDAPDALGAASLARASLDAVREHDPEAGGLADRLGELSYLLSDLAADVASYASKLDIDPLRLAAVSERRAALTGLTRKYGETIEQVLAWSGESARRLLELEDTDDRVVELREQRATLRAELASTGSALSAARAEAADRLAEEVTAELTLLAMPHATLDVVVTQHEAAPTGEDSGPLPVDGRWLRYSATGLDEVELLLAANAGMSPRPLDKGASGGELSRVMLAVEVALAGTNSVPTFVFDEVDSGVGGKAAIEIGRRLAELARSAQVLVVTHLPQVAAFADRHIVVAKASDGSVTTSGLTTLSEDERERELSRMLAGLDDSDTALAHARELMENARQATR
- a CDS encoding NAD kinase — encoded protein: MTEAPAAVRRVLLLAHTGRQEARDVALSFVKALTEHGLVVRLLADEAADLGLEPHLFEPAIEVLADARGAGEGCEVAVVLGGDGTILRAAEITHGSGTPLLGVNLGHVGFLAEAEVDDVDSTIDAVVQRRYTLEDRLTIDVRVYQDKELVASTFALNEASVEKAARKRMLEVVIEVDGRPLSRWGCDGVVCSTPTGSTAYNFSAGGPVVWPGVEALLMVPISAHALFARPMVVAPTSVLAVEVLAGTEGAGVLWCDGRRTVDLAPGARIEVRRGAHPVRLVRLHQAPFTDRLVAKFDLPVEGWRGAAERRRRENGDASIENGSSSAAQGQADV